In Bremerella alba, one DNA window encodes the following:
- a CDS encoding DUF58 domain-containing protein: MISILQDFFVGLWSNVLSQPMMQLLAMVIPLAIFARWMRTTPTIWLALAFAALMPVPVIAILLADAGSLMGPILFLLVVALAVGIFSLVQFLAHSLDWKRFQLSLVPFSSHVWLGITFVAALAICVLVTFATVGNSLVWVAWTLFGLNVAIAAIAVIDITSLPSAKHFSVERDTSRIASLLKKQKVVLTITYKGPRYLHLSVRDDVPQQFQAVPEEFNMDVEPRSRTTVHYEMEPTKRGSFSMDTVFIQVDSKLRFWKKIVKVPAHIAISVYPDMKQLAEYALLARTNRLSLVGVRRTRKVGQDHDFERLRDYTRDDNYKHIDWRSTARRRRLTVREFQTSQSQRILFMIDCGRMMTNEADGISLLDHAFNAMLMLSYVALRQGDSVGAIAFSDRVHKYVPPKSGANQMNHLLHASYDQFPQLVESRYDEAFMHLRTNCRKRSLVVLITNVIDEVNSHQIEQYLTTLVGRHLPLGVLLRDHRLFDAAENEKPYGAELFRAAAAAEILTWRHHVLTDLSHKGVLALDVFPEDLTANLVNQYLEIKARHLL; encoded by the coding sequence GTGATCTCGATCTTGCAAGACTTCTTCGTTGGGCTGTGGAGTAACGTCCTCAGCCAGCCCATGATGCAATTGCTGGCCATGGTTATCCCCTTGGCCATCTTTGCGCGTTGGATGCGGACCACGCCCACCATCTGGCTGGCCCTGGCCTTCGCAGCGCTCATGCCGGTGCCGGTGATTGCCATCCTTTTGGCCGACGCCGGCAGCCTGATGGGGCCCATCCTGTTCCTGCTGGTCGTGGCCCTAGCGGTAGGTATCTTTTCGTTGGTACAGTTTCTCGCGCACTCGCTCGACTGGAAGCGTTTTCAACTCTCGTTGGTGCCCTTTTCCTCGCACGTATGGTTGGGGATCACGTTTGTCGCGGCGCTGGCCATCTGCGTGCTGGTTACGTTCGCCACCGTTGGAAATTCGCTCGTGTGGGTTGCCTGGACGCTATTCGGTTTGAATGTCGCGATTGCGGCGATCGCCGTGATCGACATCACGAGCTTGCCAAGCGCGAAACACTTTTCGGTGGAACGCGATACCAGCCGGATTGCTTCGCTGCTGAAGAAACAAAAAGTGGTCCTGACTATCACCTACAAGGGCCCCCGCTATCTTCATTTGTCGGTTCGCGATGACGTCCCTCAGCAGTTCCAGGCCGTCCCCGAAGAGTTCAACATGGATGTCGAACCGCGCAGCCGCACAACGGTGCACTACGAAATGGAACCGACCAAGCGTGGGTCGTTTTCGATGGACACCGTTTTCATTCAAGTCGACAGCAAGCTTCGCTTTTGGAAGAAGATCGTCAAAGTCCCGGCGCATATTGCCATTAGTGTCTACCCCGACATGAAGCAGCTGGCCGAGTACGCGTTGCTGGCCCGCACCAATCGCTTGAGCCTGGTCGGTGTGCGACGTACCCGGAAGGTCGGCCAGGATCACGATTTCGAGCGTCTACGAGACTACACCCGCGACGACAACTACAAGCACATCGACTGGCGCAGCACGGCCAGGCGTCGTCGTTTGACGGTCCGCGAGTTTCAAACCAGCCAGAGTCAGCGGATCTTATTCATGATCGACTGCGGGCGAATGATGACCAACGAAGCAGACGGCATCAGCCTGCTCGATCATGCATTCAACGCCATGCTGATGCTCAGCTATGTCGCACTGCGGCAGGGAGACTCCGTTGGGGCGATCGCCTTCTCGGACCGGGTTCATAAGTACGTGCCGCCGAAGTCGGGCGCCAACCAGATGAATCATCTACTGCACGCCAGCTACGATCAATTCCCGCAATTGGTCGAATCACGCTATGACGAAGCATTTATGCACCTGCGGACGAACTGCCGGAAACGGTCTCTGGTCGTCCTGATTACCAACGTGATCGATGAGGTCAACTCGCATCAGATCGAGCAGTATTTGACAACGCTCGTAGGTCGGCATTTGCCGCTGGGGGTTCTGCTGCGGGACCATCGCTTGTTCGATGCAGCCGAGAACGAAAAGCCGTATGGAGCCGAGTTATTCCGAGCTGCAGCCGCCGCCGAGATTCTCACCTGGCGGCATCACGTCCTAACCGATCTCAGCCACAAAGGGGTCTTGGCTTTAGATGTCTTCCCGGAAGACCTCACCGCCAACCTGGTCAACCAGTACCTCGAGATCAAAGCGCGGCATTTGCTTTAA
- a CDS encoding DUF4129 domain-containing protein: MMHSLLRIIGAACVLLFATLLPPANAQDWDDLGSGTRSLQDPVEQGREALANLPQANWYDSESDGVRTIPVPGETKMPRTQPGTAKKKKPAAAPAAPGNWNIFPSLGGLSLGALLMYSLLIIVLGFISYLIYRAISAGGATATSSYVPEQYEDEKSRQVDRVEHLPFEVKKKDGNLLEEARRCYESGNFNEAIVYLFSFQLLELDKGHIIRLSKGKTNGQYLREAGRNRDLRQILQGTMNAFEDVFFGNRELTRDRFERCWNQLSQFNQHLAGGSV, encoded by the coding sequence ATGATGCACAGCCTTCTCAGAATTATCGGTGCCGCGTGCGTGTTGCTGTTCGCCACGCTGTTACCCCCAGCCAACGCCCAAGATTGGGATGACCTAGGAAGCGGTACCCGTTCGCTTCAAGACCCCGTCGAACAAGGCCGCGAGGCACTGGCCAACCTCCCCCAAGCGAATTGGTACGACAGCGAGTCGGACGGGGTACGCACCATTCCGGTGCCGGGAGAAACCAAGATGCCCCGCACCCAACCAGGCACCGCCAAAAAGAAAAAGCCAGCCGCCGCACCAGCGGCACCTGGTAACTGGAACATTTTTCCGAGTCTTGGCGGACTATCGCTCGGCGCGCTGCTGATGTACTCGCTCCTGATCATCGTGCTCGGCTTCATTTCTTACTTGATCTATCGGGCTATAAGCGCCGGCGGCGCAACCGCTACCAGTTCCTACGTGCCTGAGCAGTATGAGGATGAAAAGTCGCGTCAGGTCGATCGTGTCGAACATCTTCCCTTTGAAGTCAAGAAGAAGGATGGCAATCTCCTCGAAGAGGCCCGTCGTTGTTACGAGTCGGGCAATTTTAACGAGGCGATCGTTTACCTTTTCAGCTTCCAGTTGCTGGAGTTGGACAAGGGGCACATCATTCGTTTGTCCAAAGGAAAGACGAACGGTCAGTACCTGCGAGAAGCAGGCCGAAACCGCGATCTACGACAGATTTTGCAAGGCACCATGAACGCGTTCGAGGACGTCTTTTTTGGCAATCGCGAATTGACACGCGATCGTTTCGAGCGCTGCTGGAATCAGCTTTCGCAGTTTAATCAGCATCTAGCGGGAGGTAGTGTATGA
- the corA gene encoding magnesium/cobalt transporter CorA, translating into MKLPIDLQFLRRPFERRTPPGSAPGTAAKPEEEVASRMHLVAFGPEDFQETVIENAAEVREYLGSYDVTWIHVHGLGNTAQLRQLADMFDLHPLVYEDILHPHQRAKAEEYGDYAFIVVRMVELEPHLDTRQLSMVVGDNFVLSIEEASSQDRLEPVRERLRKRVGRIRQMNSDYLSYALMDSVIDHYFPVVESFGDRLDTLDDPLAAGYTNDIIPQIQKISSDLLTIRRNLLPHREAIRNMMGARFTRYTDNTTVFLRDADDHTSQLLDAIDAYRQICSDMRDFHFALTSQRANEVTKTLTIIATVFIPLSFIAGVYGMNFNDMPGLKWEWGYEFAWLMMISIAGGMLAWFYNRGWFKG; encoded by the coding sequence ATGAAGTTACCTATTGATCTGCAGTTCCTGAGACGCCCGTTCGAGCGCCGCACGCCCCCGGGCTCGGCACCTGGGACGGCGGCAAAACCGGAAGAGGAAGTCGCCAGCCGCATGCACCTCGTTGCGTTCGGTCCCGAGGACTTCCAGGAAACGGTGATCGAGAATGCCGCCGAGGTTCGCGAATACCTCGGCAGCTACGACGTGACATGGATTCATGTGCATGGGCTGGGCAATACGGCGCAGCTACGGCAACTAGCCGATATGTTCGATCTGCACCCACTGGTATACGAAGATATCCTACATCCGCATCAGCGAGCCAAAGCCGAGGAATACGGCGACTACGCGTTCATTGTCGTGCGCATGGTAGAGCTAGAACCTCATTTAGATACGCGGCAGTTGAGCATGGTGGTGGGTGACAATTTCGTGCTGAGCATCGAGGAAGCCAGTAGCCAGGATCGACTGGAACCGGTACGCGAACGTCTACGAAAACGCGTCGGCCGCATTCGGCAGATGAATTCGGATTATCTCTCTTATGCGTTGATGGACTCGGTCATCGATCACTATTTTCCCGTAGTCGAATCATTTGGTGATCGGCTCGATACGCTCGACGATCCGCTGGCCGCCGGGTACACCAACGACATTATTCCCCAGATTCAGAAAATCAGTAGCGACCTGTTAACCATTCGCCGCAACTTGCTTCCGCACCGGGAAGCGATTCGCAATATGATGGGGGCCCGCTTCACGCGGTATACCGATAACACGACAGTCTTCCTGCGCGATGCGGACGACCATACGTCGCAGCTTCTCGACGCGATCGATGCGTACCGCCAGATTTGCTCGGACATGCGCGATTTCCACTTCGCGTTGACCAGTCAGCGAGCCAACGAGGTGACCAAGACACTGACAATTATTGCCACGGTTTTCATTCCGCTAAGCTTTATCGCAGGCGTTTACGGGATGAATTTTAATGATATGCCGGGACTCAAATGGGAGTGGGGCTACGAATTCGCTTGGCTCATGATGATCAGCATTGCCGGGGGAATGCTCGCATGGTTCTACAATCGCGGCTGGTTTAAGGGATAA
- a CDS encoding DUF4350 domain-containing protein: MNHIRSSRSIVALLLLACVVVFGCGQPSDKLQTAYGKRTGNGAGSVNGTKAFSEMFREAGYYVRSYGVVSPSLLRHDVIVWFPNSFDGPTPEFRNTILNWLDEDEGRTFVYVGRDFDASIEYWGDVLDKVDPAAKLDVMRQRSLAIESFDQLRNYQPAQADYYFYKIERDAPQRVVSSLMGPWAEGVDAAKTQIELRSRMIPADEDSIYDSFDPIDEDDSLPIHLVEDPEVLLGTGKETLVARLGSDYSDNQIILVNNGSFLLNLPLVNPEHRKLAAKLVNQCDQPYYAPDSVAFLETEGGVRIMNADQSTDGNSGWEWLSKWPLNLVGLQMAWWLIVLCFALYPIFGRAKRLPSAETSDFKKHIDSVGDLLQATDDHGYAQLRVQQYHQVMKGDAVYRRSKVRRGDGK, from the coding sequence ATGAACCACATCCGTTCTTCCCGATCGATCGTCGCGTTGTTGCTGTTGGCCTGTGTGGTCGTGTTCGGCTGCGGCCAGCCGAGCGACAAGCTTCAAACGGCCTACGGCAAACGCACCGGAAATGGAGCTGGAAGCGTCAACGGCACCAAGGCTTTTTCCGAGATGTTCCGCGAGGCCGGCTACTACGTCCGCAGCTACGGTGTCGTCTCGCCGAGCTTGCTACGGCACGACGTGATCGTCTGGTTCCCCAATAGCTTCGATGGCCCGACGCCAGAATTTCGCAATACTATTTTGAATTGGCTGGACGAAGACGAAGGGCGAACGTTTGTCTACGTGGGACGTGACTTCGACGCTTCGATCGAATATTGGGGAGACGTGCTCGACAAGGTCGACCCTGCCGCAAAGCTCGATGTCATGCGTCAACGCAGCCTGGCGATTGAGTCTTTCGACCAGCTGCGGAACTATCAACCGGCGCAGGCCGACTATTATTTTTACAAGATCGAAAGAGATGCTCCGCAGCGTGTTGTCTCTTCCCTTATGGGGCCCTGGGCTGAAGGTGTCGATGCCGCCAAGACCCAGATCGAATTACGATCGCGGATGATTCCGGCCGACGAAGACTCGATCTACGATAGCTTCGATCCGATCGACGAAGACGATTCTTTACCGATTCATTTGGTGGAAGATCCCGAGGTCCTCCTCGGCACCGGCAAGGAAACGCTCGTCGCCCGGTTGGGTAGCGATTACAGCGACAATCAAATCATTTTAGTCAACAACGGTTCATTTCTGTTGAACCTTCCGTTGGTCAATCCCGAGCACCGCAAGTTGGCTGCCAAGCTAGTCAACCAGTGCGATCAGCCTTATTATGCCCCCGACAGTGTGGCCTTCCTGGAAACAGAAGGGGGCGTACGTATCATGAATGCGGACCAGTCCACCGACGGAAACAGCGGGTGGGAGTGGCTCTCAAAATGGCCGCTGAATTTGGTCGGCCTACAGATGGCCTGGTGGCTGATTGTGCTCTGCTTTGCGTTGTACCCCATTTTTGGCCGCGCCAAGCGGTTGCCATCGGCCGAGACATCCGACTTCAAGAAGCACATCGATTCCGTGGGCGACCTGCTGCAAGCAACCGATGACCACGGTTATGCTCAGCTACGCGTTCAGCAATATCATCAAGTCATGAAAGGAGACGCTGTCTACCGTCGGTCGAAGGTACGTCGAGGAGACGGGAAATAA
- a CDS encoding stage II sporulation protein M has translation MKVAQLIEKRRVYWQELENLCAQMANSRKKSIGARNIARFAMLYRAACADLALADSYQLPPNIVDYLHKLVGRAHGQLYRSRRVDWSKIGDILFRQIPREIFQDRCVQLTFWLFWMVFLLAGFMAANPDRFPSFAADIVGAENIDMYEQMYAEAPSSRNNGPTASGAAFYVNHNTGIGIKCFVVGITVIGGVCVLLYNAAVLGATFGHMASPNVPEEVSEHFFEFVTAHGPFELTAIVLAAGAGLRIGFSLISPYHKEESLQPDEILEGEESLFDKSRQVAYERIDSLRMGAKRALPVMGASAILFILAAMIEAWISPSPLPEQAKQVVAIFCSGLLMVYFIVLGYPRRDSDATG, from the coding sequence GTGAAAGTTGCTCAACTGATTGAAAAACGACGCGTCTATTGGCAAGAGCTAGAGAATCTCTGCGCTCAGATGGCCAACTCGCGCAAGAAATCGATCGGGGCCCGCAACATCGCTCGGTTTGCGATGCTGTACCGAGCAGCCTGTGCCGATCTGGCCCTGGCCGACAGCTATCAGTTGCCACCCAACATTGTCGATTACCTGCACAAACTGGTGGGTCGCGCCCATGGTCAACTCTACCGCAGCCGCCGCGTCGATTGGTCGAAGATCGGGGACATTCTCTTTCGACAAATCCCCCGCGAGATTTTTCAGGATCGGTGCGTTCAGTTGACGTTCTGGCTGTTTTGGATGGTCTTTCTGCTGGCCGGATTTATGGCGGCCAATCCCGATCGTTTTCCCAGCTTCGCTGCCGATATCGTGGGTGCCGAAAACATCGACATGTATGAGCAGATGTACGCCGAAGCCCCCAGCTCGCGTAACAATGGCCCGACAGCTTCCGGGGCCGCGTTCTATGTGAATCACAACACCGGCATCGGCATTAAGTGCTTCGTCGTGGGGATCACGGTGATTGGTGGTGTCTGTGTGTTGCTCTATAACGCCGCCGTGCTCGGTGCGACATTCGGACACATGGCGAGCCCGAACGTTCCGGAAGAAGTCAGTGAGCATTTTTTCGAGTTCGTCACGGCCCACGGTCCCTTTGAGTTGACGGCCATTGTCCTGGCCGCCGGAGCCGGACTACGCATCGGGTTCTCACTGATCAGCCCCTACCATAAAGAAGAATCACTTCAGCCCGACGAAATACTAGAAGGGGAAGAAAGCCTCTTCGACAAGTCTCGACAGGTCGCCTATGAACGAATCGATTCGCTCCGCATGGGTGCCAAGCGAGCCCTACCGGTGATGGGCGCTTCGGCGATACTCTTCATTCTGGCGGCGATGATCGAAGCGTGGATTTCTCCTTCCCCATTGCCTGAGCAAGCAAAGCAGGTGGTGGCCATCTTTTGCAGCGGTCTGCTGATGGTCTACTTCATTGTGCTCGGCTATCCGCGAAGGGACTCCGATGCAACTGGATAA
- a CDS encoding RDD family protein, whose protein sequence is MVAPWNTEAIDSQFKVVTPENIAFNYQVGGPFRRLLAFLLDLAIRGAVILAFFLALSIAGLGSAFANAGLEDLMFALMTLAAFFFNWFYMAAFEYWWNGTTPGKWLLNLRVTTDEGEPINLFQSAVRNLFRYVDMWPMVPLPFAVMREEMTPEPIVVTFLFALIVPIFNQRFQRIGDLIAGTMVVIEDRSWLMKIAKIEDDRARLLADYIPPNFVAPRSMVKAVATYVERRRYFTTARRREIARHLAEPLLDQFGLPADTSYDLLLCALYYRTFLSKQSVDGTKDDAQLLENPTQRPQDYSAAANPVNRSETEIEEARR, encoded by the coding sequence ATGGTAGCTCCGTGGAACACCGAGGCGATCGACTCGCAATTTAAAGTCGTGACGCCCGAAAACATCGCGTTCAACTACCAGGTCGGCGGACCATTCCGTCGCTTGCTTGCTTTTCTATTGGATCTGGCCATTCGCGGAGCTGTCATCCTAGCCTTCTTCCTCGCGCTGAGCATTGCCGGTCTGGGCAGCGCGTTCGCTAATGCGGGCCTCGAAGACCTGATGTTCGCCTTGATGACCTTGGCGGCATTTTTCTTCAATTGGTTCTACATGGCCGCGTTCGAGTATTGGTGGAACGGCACGACGCCGGGCAAGTGGCTGTTAAATCTGCGCGTGACTACCGACGAAGGCGAACCGATCAATCTATTTCAATCCGCCGTACGGAACTTGTTTCGGTATGTCGACATGTGGCCGATGGTACCGCTTCCCTTTGCCGTGATGCGCGAAGAGATGACGCCGGAGCCGATTGTGGTTACGTTTCTGTTCGCATTGATTGTCCCGATTTTCAATCAACGCTTTCAACGTATTGGCGATCTAATCGCTGGCACGATGGTCGTGATCGAGGACCGTTCGTGGCTGATGAAAATTGCCAAGATCGAAGACGATCGGGCACGATTGCTGGCCGACTACATACCTCCTAACTTCGTGGCTCCGCGCAGTATGGTCAAAGCGGTGGCCACGTATGTCGAGCGCAGGCGTTACTTCACGACCGCGCGACGACGCGAGATCGCTCGGCACTTAGCTGAACCACTGCTAGACCAGTTTGGCCTGCCGGCCGATACCAGCTACGATTTACTGCTCTGTGCGTTGTATTATCGAACGTTCCTGTCGAAGCAGTCGGTCGACGGCACCAAGGATGATGCCCAGCTTTTGGAGAACCCTACTCAACGCCCCCAAGATTATTCCGCCGCCGCAAATCCCGTGAACCGAAGTGAAACCGAAATAGAGGAAGCCCGCCGGTGA
- a CDS encoding tetratricopeptide repeat protein — MATDWANRNEAGDLSGKRVAIVGKLAGMTRREVFTALRKADATPSEKVDQRVDVIVFGENDLSSLGDQGVTVELQDKAAAGDLKFISETTLWQWLGLIEPHQKLHRLYTPAMLSDLLGVSKSIIRRWHRRGLIVPARQVRSLPYFDYREVATAKQLAAMLASGLSPDRIERQLSAISEYLPDVQRPLVQLSVMVEGRDILLRQGEGLVEPGGQMRFDFDRDDDFSDVFNIVDPGSDEPETAEQWDTRAADYEDDEQLEEAIRCLRSSLTIGGASAERSFRLAELLYRAGHFDGAVERYHTAIELDPDMIEARANLGCVLAETGQLVEAVSALRDAIEVYDGYCDAHYHLARTLDELGRQREATSHWQKCLELNPDSPWADEAYARLNPEED, encoded by the coding sequence GTGGCAACGGACTGGGCCAATCGAAACGAAGCCGGCGATCTGTCGGGCAAACGCGTCGCGATTGTCGGCAAACTGGCCGGAATGACGCGGCGCGAGGTCTTTACGGCCTTGCGTAAAGCCGACGCTACCCCCAGTGAAAAAGTCGACCAGCGAGTCGATGTCATCGTCTTTGGCGAGAATGATCTTAGCAGTCTCGGCGATCAAGGCGTTACCGTCGAGCTGCAAGATAAAGCGGCCGCTGGCGATCTAAAATTCATTAGCGAAACGACCCTCTGGCAGTGGCTCGGGCTGATCGAACCCCATCAAAAGCTGCATCGGCTTTATACGCCTGCGATGCTATCGGACCTGTTGGGGGTCTCTAAATCCATTATTCGTCGCTGGCATCGTCGCGGACTGATTGTCCCGGCCCGCCAGGTTCGGAGCCTGCCCTACTTTGACTACCGCGAAGTCGCCACGGCCAAACAGTTGGCCGCGATGCTGGCCTCAGGCTTGTCCCCTGATCGGATCGAGCGTCAGCTCTCGGCGATTTCCGAGTATCTGCCCGACGTGCAACGGCCTCTGGTGCAGCTCTCGGTGATGGTCGAAGGCCGAGACATTCTGCTGCGGCAGGGGGAAGGGCTTGTCGAGCCAGGCGGCCAGATGCGTTTCGATTTCGATCGCGACGACGACTTTTCGGATGTGTTTAATATCGTCGATCCTGGAAGTGACGAGCCAGAGACCGCCGAGCAGTGGGATACCCGGGCCGCCGATTACGAAGATGACGAGCAGTTAGAAGAAGCGATCCGCTGCCTGAGGTCCTCGCTGACAATCGGCGGGGCCAGCGCCGAGCGTTCATTTCGTCTGGCAGAGTTGCTTTACCGGGCCGGCCACTTCGATGGGGCCGTCGAGCGTTATCACACTGCGATTGAACTCGATCCTGACATGATCGAAGCCAGGGCCAATCTCGGCTGCGTGCTAGCCGAAACAGGGCAGCTGGTCGAAGCGGTCTCGGCCTTACGGGATGCGATCGAGGTATACGACGGCTACTGCGATGCCCACTATCACCTGGCCCGAACCCTGGACGAACTGGGACGACAACGCGAAGCGACCAGCCACTGGCAAAAATGCC
- a CDS encoding sulfatase, which translates to MHRIGIHVVLLLFAWTASASAENNYNVLFIAVDDLRPELGCYGRSPTVSPALDELAQESVVFRNHFVQVPTCGASRYALLTGRSPGKTGALGNEALYRGKVALSSQQLPGAQSLTEMFRRSGYHTTLIGKISHTADGKVYAYNGQGDGRDEVPHAWDELATPYGPWKRGWGIFFAYANGKHREDGDGHLDLMEFTAEQDNQLPDGMLAETAIEKLQAYGKSGERFFMGLGFFKPHLPFVATRQDWEAVDSMDIQPVPHGTKPETAYWHSSGEFYKYKTEYPKTNPLAKEDQITARKAYLACVRYTDRQIGKVLAGLKESGLEDSTIVVVWGDHGWQLGESALWAKHVSHERALNSPLLIKVPGVTSQGRMTSALAETLDIYPTLVQLCDPKFQQTEYPLDGVSLASILNGTSDKVRDIAVSYWRNNQVSIRDDQHRLIVQMQKGTPHKMELYDVRDTPDPLKNLAKEKPDVVSKLIQSMQDASPK; encoded by the coding sequence ATGCATCGGATCGGAATTCACGTCGTCTTATTGCTCTTCGCGTGGACGGCCAGCGCGTCGGCCGAGAACAATTACAACGTGTTGTTTATCGCAGTAGACGACCTTCGCCCAGAGTTGGGCTGCTACGGGCGATCTCCGACAGTGAGTCCCGCGCTGGATGAACTTGCCCAGGAGTCGGTCGTCTTTCGCAATCATTTCGTCCAAGTCCCCACTTGTGGTGCCTCGCGTTATGCCTTGCTTACCGGACGCAGCCCCGGCAAGACCGGCGCGTTAGGGAACGAAGCGCTGTATCGCGGTAAAGTGGCCTTATCCTCCCAACAATTGCCGGGGGCACAGTCACTGACAGAGATGTTTCGACGTAGCGGCTATCACACGACACTGATCGGCAAGATCTCGCACACGGCCGACGGCAAGGTGTACGCTTACAATGGTCAAGGAGACGGGCGAGACGAAGTGCCACATGCCTGGGATGAGCTGGCGACCCCCTATGGCCCGTGGAAGCGTGGCTGGGGGATCTTCTTCGCCTATGCCAACGGAAAACACCGCGAGGACGGGGACGGGCATCTAGACCTGATGGAGTTCACCGCCGAGCAGGACAACCAATTGCCGGACGGCATGCTAGCCGAAACGGCGATTGAAAAGCTGCAAGCCTACGGCAAAAGTGGCGAGCGTTTCTTTATGGGACTGGGGTTCTTTAAGCCCCATCTTCCTTTCGTGGCGACCAGGCAGGACTGGGAGGCAGTCGATTCGATGGACATTCAACCGGTACCTCACGGCACCAAACCCGAGACCGCCTATTGGCATTCGTCCGGCGAGTTCTACAAGTACAAAACCGAGTACCCCAAGACCAACCCGTTAGCCAAGGAAGACCAGATCACCGCTCGCAAAGCGTATCTGGCCTGCGTTCGCTATACCGATCGTCAAATCGGCAAGGTCTTAGCAGGGCTGAAAGAAAGCGGCCTGGAGGATTCGACGATCGTTGTTGTGTGGGGCGATCATGGTTGGCAGTTGGGCGAAAGTGCGTTGTGGGCCAAGCACGTTTCGCACGAACGCGCCCTAAACAGCCCTCTGCTGATCAAGGTGCCTGGTGTTACGAGCCAGGGACGGATGACCTCGGCACTCGCGGAAACGCTCGACATTTACCCGACACTCGTGCAGCTGTGCGATCCGAAGTTTCAACAGACCGAGTACCCGCTCGACGGCGTGAGTCTGGCTTCGATTCTAAACGGAACCTCCGATAAGGTTCGTGACATCGCCGTGAGCTACTGGCGGAACAATCAAGTCAGTATTCGCGACGATCAGCATCGGCTTATCGTGCAGATGCAAAAGGGAACCCCACACAAGATGGAACTGTACGACGTTCGCGATACGCCAGACCCGCTTAAGAACTTAGCGAAAGAGAAACCGGATGTTGTCTCGAAATTAATTCAATCCATGCAGGATGCCTCGCCGAAATGA
- a CDS encoding AAA family ATPase — translation MSSSTPEIIEFPCSSCGKRLRVGLEAVGKKARCPQCDNVQVVPAASEASGTNPPAQQSPAEQPLTATPAEAEKPSGTLGDDLFSGSGQPGLPPLSEQPPAQATTLPDAPAQPIRSTTTSLQGHHTDDSAFSETRDLFQSITNEISKIYVGQEELVLGTLVALFSGGHVLIESAPGLGKTLFVRTLGRVLGCDFGRVQFTADLMPSDITGAPFFDMKSNEFRFRPGPIFTQLLLADEINRSPAKTHAALLEVMQEFRVTIDGTSHKIDRPFLVMATQNPIESEGTYNLPEAQLDRFMFKLNLDYPSELEEAEILKQHSQQVDINKRLDEELQVLTSPAKIMEVTRQNGDVLIADKLIDYINQIVRLTRKWPQFHLGASPRAGITLMQGARTLAAFNGRDYAVPDDVVQIALPALRHRIVLSAEAEVEGHTTDELLTELIRTIEVPRL, via the coding sequence ATGAGTAGTTCCACCCCAGAGATTATCGAGTTTCCTTGTAGCAGCTGCGGCAAAAGATTGCGTGTTGGCCTGGAAGCTGTTGGCAAGAAGGCACGCTGTCCACAGTGCGACAACGTGCAGGTCGTTCCCGCTGCAAGCGAAGCCAGCGGCACGAACCCACCAGCGCAGCAGTCGCCAGCCGAACAGCCGTTGACAGCGACTCCAGCAGAAGCAGAAAAGCCGAGTGGCACCTTAGGGGACGACTTGTTCTCTGGCAGCGGCCAACCCGGTTTGCCGCCCCTTTCGGAACAACCACCGGCTCAGGCAACGACACTGCCTGATGCCCCGGCCCAACCAATTCGCTCAACCACCACCTCTCTGCAAGGTCATCACACCGACGATTCGGCATTCTCCGAGACGCGCGACCTTTTCCAGAGCATCACCAACGAGATCTCGAAGATCTATGTCGGGCAGGAAGAGTTGGTCCTCGGTACGTTGGTCGCATTGTTCAGTGGTGGACACGTGTTGATCGAAAGTGCTCCAGGGCTCGGCAAGACTCTCTTTGTGCGAACCCTCGGCAGAGTACTGGGGTGCGACTTCGGTCGTGTGCAGTTCACCGCCGACCTGATGCCCTCGGACATCACCGGTGCTCCCTTCTTTGACATGAAGTCGAACGAGTTCCGCTTCCGCCCTGGTCCGATCTTCACGCAACTGCTGTTGGCCGACGAAATCAACCGTTCGCCTGCCAAGACGCACGCGGCACTTTTGGAAGTAATGCAGGAGTTCCGCGTAACCATCGATGGGACGAGCCACAAGATTGATCGCCCCTTTTTAGTCATGGCCACGCAAAACCCGATTGAGTCGGAAGGAACTTACAACCTACCGGAAGCCCAGCTCGACCGCTTCATGTTCAAGCTGAATCTCGACTACCCCAGCGAGTTGGAAGAAGCGGAAATCTTGAAGCAGCACAGCCAGCAGGTCGACATCAACAAGCGACTTGATGAAGAGCTGCAAGTGCTCACGTCACCAGCGAAGATCATGGAAGTCACCCGGCAAAACGGGGACGTGCTCATCGCCGACAAGCTTATTGACTACATCAACCAAATCGTACGACTGACGCGCAAGTGGCCGCAATTCCACTTGGGGGCATCTCCCCGAGCCGGAATCACATTGATGCAAGGAGCCCGCACCTTGGCTGCTTTCAATGGTCGTGACTATGCGGTGCCAGACGACGTGGTTCAGATTGCCTTGCCGGCCCTGCGACACCGTATTGTCCTTTCCGCCGAAGCCGAAGTGGAAGGACACACGACCGACGAACTACTGACTGAACTGATCCGCACGATCGAGGTGCCGCGTCTGTGA